In Lapillicoccus jejuensis, the DNA window GCGCGAGGTCGGTGGGTAGGTCCCACCCCAGCGCCTCGGTCGCGTGCCGCAGCACCTCGTGCAGCGCCCGCGCGACGGGGAAGACGGCGAACATCGACGCCGCCGTCGACGGCTCGTCGCGCCACGACCGCCCGCGGAAGATGACCTGCGAGACCTGCTGGCCGGCGCCGAAGCACTCGTAGGCGACGCACCCGCGGTAGCCGCGGTCGAGGAGCGAGTCGTGCACCCGGCAGGCGTGGTCGACGGCGAGGAACCGGCACGGCAGGCCGGCCGGCTTGTCGTCCGGGAACCCGCCCGCCCGCTCGAAGGGCAGGGCGACGCAGCACAGCCCGAAGCACCGCGCGCAGTCCGCGCGGGTCGCCGGCGTGCTCACCGGGCGCTCACCGGGCGCGGCCGGGGGCGTACGGCGTCGTCGTGCCGAGCTCGACGAACCCGAGCCGCGCCAGGATGGGCCGGCTCGGCGGGAGCGCGTCGACCTGGAGCCAGCGGAACCCGGCGTCGGCGGCGACCCGGGACCGGTGCGCGACGAGGGCCCGGAAGACGCCCCGGCCGCGCCACTCGGGCAGCGTCCCCCCGCCCCAGATGCTCGCGAACGGCGTCCCGTGGTGCAGCTCCAGCCGCCCCGACGACACGGGGAGGTCGCCGGCCGAGGCGACGACCGCGGCGGTCGTCGGCGGGTCGGCGGCGAGCCCCTCGAGCACCCGGCGGCCGACCGACGCGTGGTCGCCGCCGAAGACGGCGTCGTGGACGGCGACGAGCCGTGCCGCCCCCTCCGGTCCGGTGACCGGCTCGAGCCGGACCCCGTCGGGCGGCCGCACGTCGAGGTCGAGGTCGGAGATCTCGGCGACCATGAGGGCCTCCTCCTGCTCCGGGGCGAGTCCGGCGGCGACCAGCCGCCGAGGCAGGTCGGTGGGGGCGTCGTACGAGTGCAGCTTCCACTCCCAGTCGGTGCCGGCGAAGCGCTCGACCTGCGCGGCGACGACGGCGTCGACCCGGGCCGGCGCGAGGCCGTCGAGGTCGGACCACAGGACCGCCTGCCACGCCTCGGTGTCGCCCGGGTCCGCCGCGACGACCCGCACCACCGGGCCGTCGACCTCGAGCCGCCCGCGGGGGCCGGGGTCGGCGCGGCGGCGCAGATGCTCGTCGTACGCCGCGCGCACCTCGACCGGGTCCATACGCCCACCCGACCAGAGCCGCGCCCCCCGCACAAGCACGGTCGCGCCACGACCCCGCGGTCCGGCCCGGGGAGGCGGGCTTACGGTGGGGGCATGGCCGCCTCGACCCTCACCGCCGGGCCCGGTCTGGTGTCCGTCCCCGGCGGCGACCTCGCCTTCGAGGTGCACGCCGGGGAGACCGCGCCGGTCCTCGCCGTCCACGGCGTCAGCAGCACCCGCCGGCTCTGGTCGTGGGTGCACGCCGCCGCCCCCGAGCTGACCCTCGTCGCCCCCGACCTGCGCGGCCGCGGCGACAGCGTCGACGTGGCCGGACCCTTCGGCCTGCGGCGGCACGCCGACGACCTCGTCCGGCTGCTCGACCACCTCGGCCTCGCGCAGGTCGTCGTCGCGGGGATGTCGATGGGCGCGTTCGTCGCCGTCCACCTCGCCGACCGGCACCCCGACCGGGTCTCGAGCCTCGTCCTCGTCGACGGCGGGTTCCCGATGCCGGTGCCGCCGGGCCTGACCCGGGAGAACGTCGCCACCGCCTTCGCCGACCGCACGAGCCGGCTCGAGCACCCGTGGCCGTCGGTGTCGTCGTACGTCGAGCACGTCGTCGCGACGACGACCCCGCTGCTCGACCCGGCCGACCCGGTCCTGCAGCACTGCCTCGCCCACGACCTCGACGCCGACGGGCGGGTCCGGCTCAGCGCCGAGGCGCTCGTCGAGGACGCGCGCTCGGTCTTCTTCGGCGACACCCCGTGGGACGCGCTGGTCCACCCGGTCCGCTTCCTGCACGCGCAGTGGAGCGTCGGGCGCGACACCCCGCCCGCGTACGACGCCGCCGCCGTGCGCCGCTACTCGGCCGTCTGCACCCGCGTCGTCCCGCTGCCCGGCGCCGACCACGCCGCCACCGTCATGTCCGCCCGCGGCGGTCTGGAGACCGCCGACCTCATCCGCGAGGCCCTCGAGGAGACCGCATGAGCGAGCAGCTGCTGGAGGCCCTGGGCCGCGAGATCCCGACCGACCGGCTCGTCACCGACGTCGACGTCGTCGCCAGCCTGTCGGCCGACGACGCCGAGTGGGCGCCGGTCGGCAAGGCCGCCGTCGCCCTGCGCGCCCGCACCGAGCAGGAGGTGGCCGACGCCGTCCGGATCTGCGCTGACCTGCGGGTGCCGGTCGTGCCGCGCGGCGCCGGGACGGGCCTGTCCGGCGGGGCGAACGCGGTCGACGGCTGCCTCGTCCTCGACCTGTCGCGGATGACCGCGGTCAAGGAGGTCGACGCCGACAACCTCGTCGCCGTCGTCGAGCCGGGGATCGTCAACGACGACCTCAAGGCGATCCTGCGCGAGCAGGGGCTGTGGTACCCGCCGGACCCGGCCAGCGCGCCGTGGTCGACGATCGGCGGCAACGTCGCCACCAACGCCGGCGGCCTGTGCTGCGTGAAGTACGGCGTCACCCGCGACTACGTCCTCGGGATGCGCGCCGTGATGGGTGGCCCGGCGGGCTACGGCAACGTCGTCCGGCTGGGGCGTCGTACGGCCAAGGGGGTCGCGGGCTACGACCTCACCGCGCTCATGGTCGGCTCCGAGGGCACCCTCGGGGTCGTCACCGAGGTGACGCTGCGGCTGCGACCGGCCCCGCGCGGGGTCCCGCGCACGATCGTCGGGGCGTTCACCTCGCTCGTCGACGCCGGACGCGCGGTGGCCGAGGTGACCCGCCGCGGCCTGACGCCGTCGGCGCTGGAGCTGCTCGACCACGACACCCTGGTCGCGGTCGAGGACTGGAAGCACCTCGGGCTCGAGGCCGACGCCGAGGCGCTGCTCCTGGCCCGGGTCGACACCCCGGGGGTCGCCGGGGACGACGAGGCCCAGGGCGTCGTCGACGCGTTCGAGACCGCCGACCCGGTCTTCGCGGTCGTCTCGACCGACGACCAGGAGGCCGAGACGCTGTTCGCCGCGCGCCGCCTGGCCTACCCGGCGCTCGAGCGGCTCGGCCCGGTCCTCACCGAGGACGTGTGCGTCCCGCGCTCGTCGCTGCCGACCATGCTCGCCACCCTCGGCGAGATCGGCGACCGGCACGGGGTGAAGATCGGGACCATCGCGCACGCCGGCGACGGCAACCTGCACCCGCTGCTCATCACGCCCGTCGGGGACGACGCCGCCCGGGCGGCGGCGCAGGAGGCGTTCGAGGAGATCATCGACGCCGCGCTGCGGCTGGGCGGCACCGTCACCGGCGAGCACGGCGTCGGCCTGTTGAAGATGGACGGGCTGCGTCGCGAGCTCGACCCGCTCTCGCTGGCCGTGCAGCATGGCATCAAGTCGGCCCTCGACCCGCTGAACATCTTCAACCCCGGCAAGGTCCTCACCGCCTGAGCCCCCGCAGCGTCCGCACCGACGGGGCACCGGTGCCGCCGCCGTGCGGACGTGCCGTACGGCGCCCCGGGTCCGGGTTCCGGGGCCTCAGGAGCCCTGGTGCTCCTCGATCCACTCCTCGGGGTCCTTGTCCACCGGCTCGATCCCGCGCGCGGCGGTCATCGCCTCGAAGCGCAGGAACTTCACGGCCAGGTCGTGGCGCAGCGCGAGGTCCGCGTGCAGCCGGAAGTCGGTGAGGTCCTGGCGCTCCTCCTCGGCCATGTGGTCGGAGTTCTCGACGTTGGCGTCGGTCACCGCCTCCCACCACCCGTCGCTGCCGACCTGCGCGTCGCCGACCCGGCGGACCGCGTCGCGGATCTTGTTGTGGTCCTTGACGGCGTCCTCGGTCTCCTCCTCGACGTCGTCCGCGTCACCGCCGCCCTCGCCGCGGTGCAGCAGCTCGGGGTAGAAGTAGCGCTCCTCGCCCTCGGCGTGCGTCTCGAGGAGGATCGCCAGCCGGGTCCACAGCGCCGACAGACCCTCGGTGTCGTCGCGCGGCCACTCCTCGAGCATCGCGAACATGCGCCGCTGCTCCATGTGCTGGTGGAGGATGACCTCGGTGATGTCCATGGCGCCGACGTACCCCGGCGACGCGGCGACGAACCGGTCCCGGCGGACCGCCTGCGGCGCCTCCGGGGACGCGCCCTCGCTCGCGAGACGAGTAATGCGTGCCGGGTTACAGTGTCCCCCGATGACGGCCCGCAGGGGGTGGTCGCCGGGTGAGGACACGATGAGCAGCACGCACCAGCACGAGAACCCGACCCGCACGGCCGCCGTCCCGGGGGGCACCGACCTCAGCGAGGACCCGGACCTGGCCGACGCCGTCCGCAGCCTGCGCTCGGTCATCCTCGCCGGGGAGCACTACCGCCTCGCGGTGGCCACGCACCTCGGGGTCTCCGTCAACGAGAGCCAGGCCATCAGCTACCTCTTCACCGAGGGCTCGCTCGGTCAGACGGAGCTCGCCCAGCGGATGAACCTCACGACGAGCACGGTCACCGGGCTGCTCGACCGGCTGGAGCGTCGCGGGCTGACCCAGCGGGTGGCCGACCCCTACGACCGCCGGCGCAGCACGGTGCAGCTCTCGGAGCGGGGGAGCGCCGAGCTGGCCGACATCCGCAGCTGGATGGCGCACGGCTTCGACTCCTTCGACCCGGAGCGGCTGCCCGAGCTCGCCGACGCCCTGCGCGCGATCGCCGAGAGCCTGCGCGGGTTCACCGAGGTCGTGGCGAGCGCCGACTCGCCGTACGAGCCCCCGCGCCGGCGCCTCTGACCCGCTCCCGTACGACGCCCGGCTCAGCCCAGGGGCCCCTGCCGTCGGGCCAGCCACAGCCCGAGGACGAGCAACGCCGCCCCCGCGGCGGCCACCCCGGCGCTGAGGTCCACCTCCCGCGTCTGCACCTGGACGTGCCGGGGCAGGTCGGTGAGGACCCGCGTCAGCTCCTCCGCGTCCGCGGCGGCGAAGTACTCGCCGCCGGTGGTCCGCGCGACGTCCTGCAGCGTCGGCTCGTCGACGACGAGGAACGAGCGACCCGCCGGCCCGACGTCCCGGCCCCCGCGGCCACCGAGCTGCCCCCCGGCCCCGCCGCCCGGGTAGCCGCCGAAGGCCCCGCCGACCCCTGCCTGCCGGGCCGTGCACACGAGCGAGGTCGGGTGGGTGGTGCCGAAGCCGATCGGGTAGACGCGCACGCCGCGGGCCGCCGCCTGCGCGGCGGCGTCCGCCGGGGTGACCCCGCGGGTGTTGGCCCCGTCGGTGAGCAGGACGACGATCTCCGGCGCGGTGGCCGCGCGGCCGCCCGAGGGCGCGCCCGGGGCCGACCCCGGGCCGCGCGACGGCGGGTCGGTCGGGGCGAGGGACGAGCCGTCCGGCGCCGGAGCGGCCTCCCGGTCGCTGGGGGCCACCGCCGCGTCGAGCTCGCTGATCGCGTCGACCGACGTGAGGATGGCGGCGCCGATGGTCGTCCCCCGGCCCGTGCTCGCGCCGTCCACCGCCGCGAGCAGGCTGTCCCGGTCGGTCGTCGGCGGCACGACGAGCGAGGCGAAGCCCGAGAAGAGGACGAGCCCGATCTTGGTCCGGTCGTCCTGGCGGCCGACGAAGGTGCGCACCGCCGCCTGCGCCGCGGCCAGCCGGTTCGGGCTCACGTCGGTCGCGCACATCGACCCCGAGACGTCGAGGGCGAGGATGACCGCCGAGCTCGAGACGGGGACCTGCGCCTGCACCTGCGGCCGGGCGGCGCCGACGCCGAGCAGGGCGAGCGCGGCGAGCACGGCGGCGACCGGCAGGTGCCGGCGCCAGCGCCGCGACGGGCCCCCGACCGCCGTCCGCACGAGCGCGACGTCCGACCAGCGCACCGTCCGGCGCCGCCGTCGGCGCAGCTGCCACACGTAGGCCGCCAGCAGCAGCGGCACCGCCAGCAGGGTGACCAGCATCCACGGCAGCGCGGGCATCACAGCACCCGCCCCGTGCGCAGCACCGACGTCGTCACGCCCGCCAGCAGGAGCAGCAGCGCGGCCGCGACGACCCACGACGTCACCTCGTGGGGGGTGCTGCGCGTGGTCCACCGCAGCTCCAGGCCGTCGAACACCGCGTCGAGCGCGCCGGCGTCGGGGGCGTTGGCGTAGGTCCCGCCGGTGCGCTCGGCGATCCGGCGCAGCTCGTCCTCGTCGAGACGGGTCGCGACCGTGAAGCCGTCTACCTGCACGGTCGTGCCCCGGGCCGACCCCAGCCCGACGGTGTCGACCTTGACCCCGGCGGTCGAGGCGAGGTCGGCGGCGTCGAGCGGATCGGCGCCACCGGTGTTCTCGCCGTCGGTGAGCAGCACGACGGCCGTCCCGCCGTAGTAGCCGATGTCGACGCCGTCGAGCGACTCGGCCTGCCGGCCCGCGGCCGCGCCCGTGCCGCCGGTGCCGCTGGGCGCCCGCGAGGACGGACCGCCGGTGAGCGACCGGCCGGCGATCGCGCCGAGCGCCGCGACGAGCCCGCGCCCGATGGCGGTGTCCCCCTGGGCGGTCAGGCGCTCGACGGCGGCCCGGACCGCCGCCCGGTCGGTGGTCGGCTGCTGCGTGACGACGGCGCTCCCGCCGAACGCGACGACCCCCACCCGGACGTCGGCCGGCTGGCGGTCGACGAGGGA includes these proteins:
- a CDS encoding GNAT family N-acetyltransferase, giving the protein MDPVEVRAAYDEHLRRRADPGPRGRLEVDGPVVRVVAADPGDTEAWQAVLWSDLDGLAPARVDAVVAAQVERFAGTDWEWKLHSYDAPTDLPRRLVAAGLAPEQEEALMVAEISDLDLDVRPPDGVRLEPVTGPEGAARLVAVHDAVFGGDHASVGRRVLEGLAADPPTTAAVVASAGDLPVSSGRLELHHGTPFASIWGGGTLPEWRGRGVFRALVAHRSRVAADAGFRWLQVDALPPSRPILARLGFVELGTTTPYAPGRAR
- a CDS encoding alpha/beta fold hydrolase, which translates into the protein MAASTLTAGPGLVSVPGGDLAFEVHAGETAPVLAVHGVSSTRRLWSWVHAAAPELTLVAPDLRGRGDSVDVAGPFGLRRHADDLVRLLDHLGLAQVVVAGMSMGAFVAVHLADRHPDRVSSLVLVDGGFPMPVPPGLTRENVATAFADRTSRLEHPWPSVSSYVEHVVATTTPLLDPADPVLQHCLAHDLDADGRVRLSAEALVEDARSVFFGDTPWDALVHPVRFLHAQWSVGRDTPPAYDAAAVRRYSAVCTRVVPLPGADHAATVMSARGGLETADLIREALEETA
- a CDS encoding FAD-binding oxidoreductase, whose amino-acid sequence is MSEQLLEALGREIPTDRLVTDVDVVASLSADDAEWAPVGKAAVALRARTEQEVADAVRICADLRVPVVPRGAGTGLSGGANAVDGCLVLDLSRMTAVKEVDADNLVAVVEPGIVNDDLKAILREQGLWYPPDPASAPWSTIGGNVATNAGGLCCVKYGVTRDYVLGMRAVMGGPAGYGNVVRLGRRTAKGVAGYDLTALMVGSEGTLGVVTEVTLRLRPAPRGVPRTIVGAFTSLVDAGRAVAEVTRRGLTPSALELLDHDTLVAVEDWKHLGLEADAEALLLARVDTPGVAGDDEAQGVVDAFETADPVFAVVSTDDQEAETLFAARRLAYPALERLGPVLTEDVCVPRSSLPTMLATLGEIGDRHGVKIGTIAHAGDGNLHPLLITPVGDDAARAAAQEAFEEIIDAALRLGGTVTGEHGVGLLKMDGLRRELDPLSLAVQHGIKSALDPLNIFNPGKVLTA
- a CDS encoding hemerythrin domain-containing protein, giving the protein MLLIVSSPGDHPLRAVIGGHCNPARITRLASEGASPEAPQAVRRDRFVAASPGYVGAMDITEVILHQHMEQRRMFAMLEEWPRDDTEGLSALWTRLAILLETHAEGEERYFYPELLHRGEGGGDADDVEEETEDAVKDHNKIRDAVRRVGDAQVGSDGWWEAVTDANVENSDHMAEEERQDLTDFRLHADLALRHDLAVKFLRFEAMTAARGIEPVDKDPEEWIEEHQGS
- a CDS encoding MarR family winged helix-turn-helix transcriptional regulator — its product is MSSTHQHENPTRTAAVPGGTDLSEDPDLADAVRSLRSVILAGEHYRLAVATHLGVSVNESQAISYLFTEGSLGQTELAQRMNLTTSTVTGLLDRLERRGLTQRVADPYDRRRSTVQLSERGSAELADIRSWMAHGFDSFDPERLPELADALRAIAESLRGFTEVVASADSPYEPPRRRL
- a CDS encoding VWA domain-containing protein, with the protein product MPALPWMLVTLLAVPLLLAAYVWQLRRRRRRTVRWSDVALVRTAVGGPSRRWRRHLPVAAVLAALALLGVGAARPQVQAQVPVSSSAVILALDVSGSMCATDVSPNRLAAAQAAVRTFVGRQDDRTKIGLVLFSGFASLVVPPTTDRDSLLAAVDGASTGRGTTIGAAILTSVDAISELDAAVAPSDREAAPAPDGSSLAPTDPPSRGPGSAPGAPSGGRAATAPEIVVLLTDGANTRGVTPADAAAQAAARGVRVYPIGFGTTHPTSLVCTARQAGVGGAFGGYPGGGAGGQLGGRGGRDVGPAGRSFLVVDEPTLQDVARTTGGEYFAAADAEELTRVLTDLPRHVQVQTREVDLSAGVAAAGAALLVLGLWLARRQGPLG
- a CDS encoding vWA domain-containing protein, with the protein product MTLTWPWALLAVLLLPGLLVAEGRARARRRAQLAALAEQGLVPLRPDRERRARVAPLLVLAALTLLLLALSRPVAAVAEPHREGTLVLALDVSTSMAAADGAPTRLDAAKKAALSLVDRQPADVRVGVVAFGGSAVVTQQPTTDRAAVRAAVERLTAQGDTAIGRGLVAALGAIAGRSLTGGPSSRAPSGTGGTGAAAGRQAESLDGVDIGYYGGTAVVLLTDGENTGGADPLDAADLASTAGVKVDTVGLGSARGTTVQVDGFTVATRLDEDELRRIAERTGGTYANAPDAGALDAVFDGLELRWTTRSTPHEVTSWVVAAALLLLLAGVTTSVLRTGRVL